Proteins from one Gibbsiella quercinecans genomic window:
- the modD gene encoding ModD protein translates to MIFIPDALLDRLLQEDIQGGDVTTRALGIGERDGEMHFIHRQGGCVSAIDTACRMLRRLGIEAQARVEDGALVGAGARLVSAQGRAKALHQGWKAVQNLLEWSCGVTDYQFRMLQILRRYVPNGQIACTRKAVPGTRLLAAQAVLAGGGLIHRAGTADTLLVFANHRRFLADDDWPGMVARLRMAAPEKAIVLEADTPAEARLALAAQPDVLQLDKFTPHDIAALLVLARQIAPHCRISATGGITLHTVEAFARTGVPLLITSAPYYAPPADIQVQLLPLA, encoded by the coding sequence ATGATCTTTATTCCTGATGCGCTGTTGGATCGGCTACTCCAGGAAGACATCCAGGGCGGAGATGTGACCACCCGGGCGCTGGGGATTGGCGAACGGGACGGTGAAATGCACTTTATTCACCGCCAAGGCGGTTGCGTCAGCGCCATTGACACCGCCTGCCGCATGCTGCGCCGCCTTGGCATTGAGGCGCAGGCGCGGGTGGAAGACGGCGCGCTGGTTGGCGCCGGGGCGCGGCTGGTGTCCGCTCAGGGCAGGGCAAAAGCATTACACCAAGGGTGGAAGGCGGTGCAGAACCTGCTGGAGTGGAGCTGCGGCGTGACGGACTACCAGTTCCGTATGCTGCAGATCCTGCGGCGCTATGTGCCGAACGGGCAGATTGCCTGCACGCGCAAGGCGGTGCCCGGGACACGGCTGCTTGCCGCGCAGGCGGTGTTGGCCGGCGGCGGGCTCATCCACCGCGCCGGCACGGCGGATACGCTGCTGGTTTTTGCCAACCACCGCCGCTTTCTGGCCGATGATGACTGGCCGGGGATGGTCGCCCGCCTGCGCATGGCGGCGCCGGAAAAAGCCATCGTGCTGGAAGCCGATACTCCGGCAGAAGCCCGCCTGGCGCTGGCCGCCCAGCCCGACGTGTTGCAGTTGGATAAGTTTACGCCGCACGATATTGCCGCGCTGCTCGTACTGGCGCGGCAAATAGCGCCTCATTGCCGTATTTCCGCCACCGGCGGTATCACACTGCACACGGTTGAAGCCTTCGCTCGCACCGGAGTGCCGCTGTTGATCACTTCAGCCCCTTATTATGCACCGCCAGCGGATATTCAGGTTCAACTGTTGCCGTTGGCGTGA
- a CDS encoding DUF1294 domain-containing protein produces the protein MRLGALCYLLLALACGASLWWPQPLWAAVVLINLLTLLIYGADKLAAIRAWQRVPESTLLVFGLIGGWPGAICGQQLFRHKTRKQPFKTWFICSVVLNLALILAIGYWRYGG, from the coding sequence ATGCGATTAGGGGCGTTGTGTTATCTGCTGCTGGCACTGGCCTGCGGCGCCAGCCTGTGGTGGCCGCAGCCGCTTTGGGCGGCGGTGGTGCTGATTAACCTGTTGACGCTGCTGATTTACGGCGCAGATAAGCTGGCGGCCATCCGGGCGTGGCAACGGGTGCCGGAAAGCACCCTGTTGGTCTTTGGGCTGATAGGCGGCTGGCCGGGAGCGATCTGCGGCCAGCAACTCTTTCGCCATAAAACGCGCAAGCAGCCGTTCAAAACCTGGTTTATCTGCAGCGTGGTGCTGAACCTGGCCTTGATCTTGGCGATCGGCTACTGGCGATACGGCGGTTAA
- a CDS encoding class I SAM-dependent methyltransferase: MLIDDIDFATLYQQQMKLAKRTEKTPEHWDRRAEKMAQTCANPQDPYLAQLIARMDFTGAQTLLDMGCGPGSVCLNVADRLQRVYGLDYSSGMLAVARQRAQAQGIANATLLRKAWEDSWDDVPQCDIAVASRSTLVADLRQAMRKLNDKARLRVYTTHTVSPSFVDPAIQRALGRPVVELPNYAYAFNVLYQMGIQPRVDFIRGPNCQAQTDTFEAFISAVAWSTGELNDEEKQRLFDYFTQRKHGPRPLVAPTRDWALLWWDRVDFEVAP, encoded by the coding sequence ATGCTGATTGATGACATTGATTTCGCCACGCTGTACCAACAGCAGATGAAGCTGGCGAAAAGAACGGAAAAAACGCCCGAGCACTGGGATCGGCGGGCGGAGAAAATGGCGCAGACCTGCGCCAACCCGCAGGATCCTTATCTGGCGCAACTGATCGCCCGCATGGATTTTACCGGCGCGCAGACGCTGCTGGATATGGGGTGCGGGCCGGGCTCCGTGTGCCTGAACGTGGCCGATCGCCTGCAACGGGTCTATGGCCTGGATTACAGCAGCGGCATGTTGGCGGTGGCGCGCCAGCGCGCCCAGGCGCAGGGCATCGCCAATGCCACCCTGCTGCGCAAGGCGTGGGAAGACAGCTGGGACGATGTGCCGCAATGCGACATCGCCGTTGCCTCGCGCTCTACGCTGGTGGCCGATCTGCGCCAGGCGATGCGCAAGTTGAACGACAAGGCCAGGTTGCGGGTATACACCACTCATACGGTAAGCCCGTCGTTTGTCGATCCGGCGATCCAGCGCGCCCTTGGCCGGCCGGTGGTCGAACTGCCCAACTACGCGTACGCCTTCAACGTGCTGTACCAGATGGGCATTCAGCCGCGGGTCGATTTTATCCGCGGGCCGAACTGCCAGGCGCAAACCGATACCTTCGAGGCGTTTATTTCTGCGGTTGCCTGGTCAACCGGCGAGCTGAACGATGAGGAAAAACAGCGCCTGTTTGATTATTTCACCCAGCGCAAACACGGGCCGCGGCCGCTGGTGGCGCCGACCCGTGACTGGGCGTTGCTCTGGTGGGATCGCGTTGATTTTGAGGTGGCGCCATGA
- the poxB gene encoding ubiquinone-dependent pyruvate dehydrogenase — protein sequence MKQTVATLVAKTLEKAGVKRIWGVTGDSLNGLSDSLHRMGTIEWLGTRHEEVAAFAAGAEAQLTGELAVCAGSCGPGNLHLINGLFDCHRNHVPVLAIAAHIPSSEIGSGYFQETHPQELFRECSHYCELVSNPEQLPRVLEVAMRQAILNRGVSVIVLPGDVALRMAPEDAQVVWQTPALPLVQPPLSELQKLAQTLNGAKNITLMCGSGCAGAHDEVVKLAETLQAPVVHALRGKEHIEWDNPYSVGMTGLIGFSSGYHAMMNADTLVLLGTQFPYRAFYPSNATIIQIDINPGSIGAHCPVNQALVGDIKTTLTTLLPLLEPKQDRKYLDKALEHYRDARKDLDSLATRNDDQPIHPQYLAQQISQYASEDAVFTCDVGTPTVWAARYLKMNGKRRLLGSFNHGSMANAMPQAIGAQATEPNRQVVALCGDGGFSMLMGDFLSLAQLKLPVKVVVFNNSVLGFVAMEMKAGGYLTDGTDLHNPDFAAIANAAGIKGIRVEKASELDAALQELLAHPGPGLLDVVTAKQELAMPPQIKFEQAKGFSLYMLRAIINGRGDEVVELAKTNWLR from the coding sequence ATGAAGCAAACAGTAGCCACGCTGGTCGCCAAAACGCTGGAAAAAGCGGGAGTAAAACGAATTTGGGGCGTCACCGGCGATTCGTTAAACGGGCTGAGCGACAGCCTGCACCGCATGGGCACCATCGAATGGCTGGGAACCCGCCATGAAGAGGTGGCCGCCTTTGCCGCCGGAGCCGAAGCGCAACTCACCGGCGAGCTGGCGGTGTGCGCCGGTTCCTGCGGCCCCGGCAACCTGCACCTGATCAACGGCCTGTTTGACTGCCACCGCAACCACGTGCCGGTGCTGGCGATCGCCGCACATATTCCTTCCAGCGAAATCGGCAGCGGCTATTTTCAGGAAACCCACCCGCAGGAGCTGTTCCGCGAATGCAGCCATTACTGTGAGCTGGTGTCCAACCCTGAGCAGCTGCCGCGCGTGCTGGAAGTCGCCATGCGGCAGGCGATCCTGAACCGCGGCGTTTCAGTCATCGTGCTGCCGGGTGACGTGGCGCTGCGTATGGCGCCAGAAGACGCGCAGGTAGTATGGCAAACCCCAGCGCTGCCGCTGGTGCAGCCGCCGCTGAGCGAGCTACAGAAGCTGGCGCAAACCCTTAACGGTGCCAAGAACATTACCCTGATGTGCGGCAGCGGCTGCGCCGGCGCCCACGACGAGGTGGTAAAACTGGCCGAAACGCTGCAGGCCCCAGTCGTGCATGCGTTGCGCGGCAAGGAGCACATTGAGTGGGATAACCCTTACAGCGTAGGCATGACCGGGCTGATTGGCTTCTCCTCCGGCTATCACGCGATGATGAACGCCGATACGCTGGTGCTGCTGGGCACCCAGTTCCCTTACCGCGCGTTCTACCCGAGCAACGCCACCATTATCCAGATCGACATCAACCCCGGCAGTATCGGCGCCCACTGCCCGGTCAATCAGGCGTTGGTCGGGGATATCAAAACCACCCTGACCACCCTGCTGCCGCTGCTGGAGCCGAAGCAGGATCGCAAATACCTTGATAAAGCGCTGGAGCACTATCGCGACGCCCGTAAGGATCTCGACAGCCTGGCGACCCGTAATGACGATCAGCCGATTCACCCGCAGTATCTGGCACAGCAAATCAGCCAATACGCCAGCGAAGACGCGGTCTTTACCTGCGACGTCGGCACCCCGACAGTATGGGCGGCGCGCTACCTGAAGATGAACGGCAAACGCCGCCTGTTGGGCTCGTTCAACCACGGCTCCATGGCCAACGCCATGCCGCAAGCGATTGGCGCACAGGCGACGGAGCCAAACCGCCAGGTAGTGGCGCTGTGCGGCGACGGCGGCTTCAGCATGCTGATGGGCGATTTTCTGTCGCTGGCGCAGCTCAAACTGCCGGTGAAGGTGGTGGTGTTCAACAATAGCGTGCTGGGATTTGTGGCGATGGAAATGAAAGCGGGCGGCTACCTGACCGACGGCACCGATCTGCACAACCCGGATTTCGCGGCGATTGCCAACGCCGCCGGCATTAAAGGCATCCGCGTGGAGAAAGCGTCCGAACTGGACGCCGCGCTGCAGGAACTGTTGGCACACCCCGGCCCGGGGCTGCTGGATGTCGTCACCGCCAAACAGGAACTGGCGATGCCGCCGCAGATCAAATTTGAACAGGCCAAGGGCTTCAGCCTGTATATGCTGCGCGCCATCATCAACGGCCGCGGCGATGAAGTGGTTGAGCTGGCCAAGACCAACTGGTTGCGTTAA
- a CDS encoding TonB-dependent receptor plug domain-containing protein encodes MKIKTISLCMPFTLLAMDAALAAQEDTVTVWGSAVAATSDIVDQQTVTQLDKRNVAQALSVIPGVTLQKSGNRNELQVRVRGFDSRQVPIFYDGVPIYVPYDGNLDLGRLLISGLATLEVSKGYTSLLQGPNQMGGSINLTTQKPKNPLEASIGFRQGWARGKHSAYDANAALGIKSDLGYIQVSGSWLKQDFVGLPHGSDGPVVGEQGKRSNSAADDQRGMLKIGFTPRPSDEYTFTYIKQDGEKNNPPYAGTSSQQARYWQWPQYDKESYYYQGTTRLADGYTLKSRVYHDTFKNTLLMYNSLAALKSGSGSYSHYDDYSNGAGLQLAIDMRERDQLAFAAHWKEDVHREKSAPSAAYDRYKDRTWSLASEYQWAATDDLDVVAGISYDWRDSLQAMKHETAGITRYDDNTQRAFNWQGMAKYHFDSRNDIALSYSERSRFPTLKERYTTSRPAYGQIALVNPGLKAERSRNLDLTYTGALSERWGYDASVYYNRVSDAILSQNVSADVVQNRNSGRVDYTGFELGVKGKLLDMLSAGVNYSFTHSDPKQLEIGKITGLPKQTLVAWATLTPWQPLSITVSQEARSYSYSDTDGSQKAAGFSVTNLRTDYQIGHGLSVNASVNNLFDTTYAYAEGFIEEGRNYWLGVEYRY; translated from the coding sequence ATGAAAATAAAAACGATCTCTCTGTGTATGCCGTTCACTCTGTTGGCCATGGATGCGGCGTTGGCGGCGCAGGAGGACACGGTCACCGTATGGGGCAGCGCCGTCGCGGCGACCAGCGATATTGTTGACCAGCAAACCGTCACCCAGCTTGATAAACGCAACGTCGCACAGGCGCTTAGCGTGATCCCAGGGGTAACGTTACAGAAGTCCGGCAACCGTAATGAACTGCAGGTGCGGGTGCGCGGCTTCGACAGCCGGCAGGTACCGATATTCTATGATGGCGTACCGATTTATGTGCCTTACGACGGCAATTTGGATCTTGGGCGCCTGCTCATTTCCGGGCTAGCGACGCTGGAGGTTTCCAAAGGCTACACGTCGCTGCTGCAAGGGCCAAACCAAATGGGGGGCTCGATCAACCTGACAACACAGAAACCGAAGAACCCGCTGGAAGCCAGCATCGGCTTTCGTCAGGGCTGGGCGCGCGGCAAACACAGCGCCTATGACGCCAATGCCGCGCTGGGGATCAAAAGCGATCTCGGCTATATCCAGGTCAGCGGTAGCTGGCTGAAACAGGATTTCGTCGGTTTGCCCCATGGCAGCGACGGCCCGGTGGTGGGGGAACAGGGCAAACGCAGTAATTCGGCGGCCGACGACCAGCGCGGTATGCTAAAAATCGGCTTCACCCCGCGGCCATCGGATGAGTACACCTTTACCTACATCAAACAGGACGGCGAGAAGAACAACCCGCCCTATGCAGGCACCAGCAGCCAGCAGGCGCGCTATTGGCAATGGCCGCAATACGATAAGGAAAGTTATTACTATCAGGGCACCACACGGTTGGCCGATGGCTATACCCTGAAAAGCCGGGTTTACCACGACACGTTTAAAAACACCCTGTTGATGTACAACAGCCTGGCCGCACTCAAAAGCGGGAGCGGCAGCTACAGCCACTACGACGATTACAGCAACGGCGCCGGGCTGCAATTGGCGATAGATATGCGTGAGCGCGATCAACTGGCGTTCGCCGCGCACTGGAAAGAAGACGTCCACCGTGAAAAGAGCGCGCCTTCGGCGGCCTACGATCGCTATAAAGACCGCACCTGGTCGCTGGCCAGCGAATACCAATGGGCGGCAACTGACGATCTGGACGTGGTGGCGGGCATCAGCTACGACTGGCGCGACAGCCTGCAGGCCATGAAGCACGAGACGGCCGGGATCACCCGTTATGACGACAATACCCAGCGGGCATTCAACTGGCAGGGCATGGCTAAATATCACTTTGACAGCCGTAACGATATTGCCCTGTCGTATTCTGAACGCAGCCGCTTCCCCACGCTGAAAGAACGTTACACCACCTCGCGCCCGGCCTATGGCCAGATTGCATTGGTGAACCCCGGCCTGAAGGCGGAACGCAGCCGTAACCTTGATCTGACCTATACCGGTGCGCTGTCTGAACGGTGGGGTTATGACGCCAGTGTGTATTACAACCGCGTCAGTGACGCCATTCTGTCGCAAAACGTTAGCGCAGACGTGGTGCAGAATCGCAACAGTGGCCGGGTGGATTACACCGGGTTCGAGCTGGGCGTCAAAGGCAAACTGCTGGATATGCTGTCGGCCGGGGTGAATTACAGCTTTACCCACAGCGATCCCAAACAGCTGGAAATCGGCAAGATTACCGGTTTGCCGAAGCAAACGCTGGTGGCCTGGGCGACGCTGACGCCGTGGCAGCCGCTTAGCATTACCGTGTCGCAGGAGGCGCGTTCTTATAGCTACAGCGACACCGACGGCAGCCAGAAGGCGGCCGGCTTTTCCGTTACCAACCTGCGTACCGATTACCAGATTGGGCATGGCCTGAGCGTCAATGCGTCGGTCAACAATCTGTTCGATACCACCTACGCCTATGCCGAAGGGTTTATCGAAGAGGGGCGCAATTATTGGCTGGGGGTAGAGTACCGCTACTGA
- a CDS encoding N-acetylmuramoyl-L-alanine amidase: protein MAKGLWIIAAASLLAGCQSGQQGEGGAYHVETRYRAQGADARIHFLVMHYTADDFHASLKTLTDEHVSAHYLLPAHPPRQNGQPVVYQLVPEAQRAWHAGASQWRGRTGLNDTSIGIEIVNRGFYRSLLFTHWQPYTPEQIALLVDLSRDIIKRYGIQPVDVVGHSDIAPLRKQDPGPLFPWRQLAQAGIGAWPDEADVRHYLAGRDRHAPVAMAPLLARLARYGYGVETDWDARQQRQLVAAFQMHFRPADFSGAPDAETEAIADALLSKYGAAR from the coding sequence GTGGCGAAGGGATTATGGATCATAGCCGCCGCCAGCCTGTTGGCCGGCTGCCAGAGCGGGCAGCAGGGTGAAGGTGGCGCTTATCATGTGGAGACGCGCTACCGGGCGCAGGGCGCCGATGCGCGCATCCACTTTCTGGTGATGCACTACACGGCGGATGATTTTCACGCTTCGCTAAAGACGCTGACCGACGAACACGTCAGCGCGCACTACCTGCTGCCGGCTCATCCGCCGCGGCAAAACGGCCAACCGGTGGTGTATCAACTGGTGCCCGAGGCGCAGCGCGCCTGGCATGCGGGCGCCAGCCAGTGGCGTGGCCGCACCGGCCTTAACGATACCTCTATTGGCATTGAAATCGTCAATCGCGGCTTTTACCGCAGCTTGCTGTTCACCCATTGGCAGCCCTATACGCCGGAGCAAATCGCGCTGCTGGTGGATCTTAGCCGCGACATCATTAAGCGCTATGGCATTCAGCCGGTGGATGTGGTCGGGCACAGCGATATCGCTCCTTTGCGCAAACAGGATCCCGGCCCGCTATTCCCGTGGCGGCAGTTGGCGCAGGCCGGCATCGGCGCCTGGCCGGACGAAGCGGACGTGCGGCATTATCTGGCCGGCCGCGATCGCCATGCGCCGGTCGCCATGGCGCCGCTATTGGCCAGGTTGGCGCGCTACGGCTATGGCGTGGAAACGGATTGGGATGCACGCCAGCAGCGGCAACTGGTGGCGGCGTTTCAGATGCACTTCCGGCCGGCGGATTTTAGCGGCGCGCCGGATGCGGAAACCGAAGCGATTGCGGATGCCTTGTTGAGCAAATATGGGGCGGCGCGCTGA
- a CDS encoding lysine exporter LysO family protein encodes MYSGLLIILVPLIAGYLIPLRSKTLIRTVNRLLSWMVYVILFFMGISLAFLDNLGSNLLLIFQYTAVFFLCIFCFNLLALYLLERRSPWRSAHKQEALPSRLLMALESLKLCGVVLAGFILGLAQWPWLQYATQGGEYALLFLLLLVGTQLRNSGMTLRQVVINRRGMIVAGVVCVSALAGGALAALLLGLPLKEGLAMASGFGWYSLSGILIADTYGPVMGSAAFFNDLARELVAIMLIPALVRRSRSSALGLCGATSMDFTLPVLQRSAGLEIVPSAIVHGFLLSLLAPVLIALFS; translated from the coding sequence ATGTATTCAGGACTGCTGATCATTCTGGTGCCGCTGATTGCCGGTTACCTTATTCCGCTGCGCAGTAAAACGTTAATTCGCACCGTCAATCGCCTGCTTAGTTGGATGGTGTATGTCATCCTGTTTTTTATGGGCATCAGCCTGGCGTTTCTGGATAATCTGGGCAGTAACCTGCTGCTGATCTTCCAGTATACCGCCGTGTTTTTCCTGTGCATTTTCTGCTTTAACCTGCTGGCCCTATATCTGCTGGAGCGCCGCTCGCCCTGGCGCAGTGCGCATAAGCAAGAGGCCTTGCCTTCCCGCCTGCTGATGGCGCTGGAATCACTCAAGCTCTGCGGCGTGGTGCTCGCCGGCTTTATTCTGGGGCTGGCGCAGTGGCCGTGGTTGCAGTATGCGACGCAGGGCGGAGAATACGCGCTGCTGTTCTTGCTGTTGCTGGTCGGGACACAGCTGCGCAACAGTGGTATGACGCTGCGCCAGGTGGTGATTAACCGCCGCGGCATGATCGTCGCTGGCGTGGTATGTGTCAGCGCGCTGGCGGGCGGCGCGCTGGCCGCGTTGCTGCTCGGGCTGCCGCTGAAAGAAGGGCTGGCGATGGCCTCCGGCTTTGGCTGGTATTCCCTCTCCGGCATTCTGATCGCCGATACCTATGGCCCGGTGATGGGCAGCGCCGCGTTTTTCAACGATCTGGCGCGAGAGCTGGTTGCGATCATGCTGATCCCGGCGCTGGTGCGCCGCAGCCGCTCTTCCGCCCTGGGCCTGTGCGGCGCCACCTCCATGGACTTTACCTTGCCGGTGCTCCAACGCAGCGCCGGGCTGGAAATTGTGCCCTCGGCGATTGTGCACGGTTTCTTGCTGAGCCTGTTGGCGCCGGTGCTGATCGCCCTGTTCTCATAA
- a CDS encoding NAD-dependent epimerase/dehydratase family protein: protein MKVLVTGATSGLGRNAVEYLRHQGIKVRATGRNQAMGNLLEKMGAEFIAADLTTLVSSQAKAMLADVDVLWHCSSFTSPWGSEQAFELANVRATRRLGEWAAAYGVSQFIHISSPAIYFDYRHHRNIKEDYRPVRYANEFARSKAAGEQVIHQLALSNPQTHFTILRPQGLFGPHDNVMLPRLLQMIKHYGNLLLPHGGSALVDMTYLENAVHAMWLATQAENTVSGRAYNITNQQSRPLRTIVQQLFDDLGMACRIRSVPYPMLDMMARGMEKLGNKDKEPVLTHYGVAKLNFDLTLDTSLAQDELGYRPIVSLDEGINRTAQWLKTHGMLHAR, encoded by the coding sequence ATGAAGGTATTGGTTACCGGTGCAACCAGTGGGTTAGGCCGCAACGCCGTTGAATATCTCCGCCATCAGGGTATAAAAGTGCGCGCCACTGGCCGCAATCAGGCCATGGGCAACCTGCTGGAAAAAATGGGCGCCGAGTTTATCGCAGCCGATCTCACCACGCTGGTTTCTTCACAGGCCAAGGCCATGCTGGCGGATGTGGATGTTCTGTGGCACTGCTCCAGCTTCACTTCCCCCTGGGGCAGCGAGCAGGCGTTCGAGCTGGCCAACGTGCGCGCCACCCGCCGGTTGGGGGAATGGGCCGCCGCCTATGGCGTATCGCAGTTTATCCATATCTCCTCCCCTGCTATTTATTTCGATTATCGCCACCACCGCAATATCAAAGAAGACTACCGGCCGGTACGCTATGCCAACGAATTTGCGCGCAGCAAAGCCGCCGGCGAACAGGTGATCCACCAGTTGGCGCTGTCCAACCCGCAGACCCATTTCACCATTCTGCGCCCGCAGGGGCTGTTCGGCCCGCACGACAACGTGATGTTGCCGCGCCTGCTGCAGATGATTAAGCACTACGGCAACCTGCTGCTGCCGCACGGTGGCAGCGCGCTGGTGGATATGACCTATCTGGAAAACGCCGTACACGCCATGTGGCTGGCTACCCAGGCGGAAAACACCGTCTCCGGGCGCGCCTACAATATTACCAACCAGCAGTCACGCCCGCTGCGCACCATCGTCCAGCAGTTGTTTGACGATCTTGGCATGGCGTGCCGTATCCGTTCGGTGCCCTATCCGATGCTGGATATGATGGCCCGCGGCATGGAAAAGCTGGGAAATAAAGACAAAGAGCCGGTGCTGACCCATTACGGCGTGGCCAAGCTCAATTTCGATCTGACGCTCGATACCTCGCTGGCGCAAGACGAGTTGGGTTACCGGCCGATCGTTTCGCTGGACGAAGGCATCAACCGCACCGCCCAATGGTTGAAAACCCACGGCATGTTGCACGCGCGCTAA
- a CDS encoding heavy metal-binding domain-containing protein produces the protein MQLSTTPTLEGFTITAYCGVVTGEAILGANIFRDFFAGVRDIVGGRSGAYEKELRKARQLAFRELEEQAKELGANAVVGIDIDYETVGKDASMLMVTVSGTAVKVNR, from the coding sequence ATGCAGCTTTCGACGACCCCAACCCTGGAAGGGTTCACCATTACCGCCTATTGCGGCGTCGTTACCGGCGAAGCCATCCTCGGCGCCAATATTTTCCGTGATTTTTTTGCCGGCGTGCGTGATATCGTCGGCGGCCGTTCCGGCGCCTACGAGAAAGAGTTACGCAAGGCGCGCCAACTGGCGTTCAGGGAATTGGAAGAACAGGCCAAGGAACTGGGGGCCAACGCGGTGGTTGGTATCGACATCGATTATGAAACCGTCGGCAAAGACGCCAGCATGTTGATGGTTACCGTCAGCGGCACGGCGGTGAAAGTGAACCGTTAA
- a CDS encoding DUF2867 domain-containing protein, whose translation MIPQRILVLGASGYIGQNLIPHLAELGHEITAAARRIEWLQEQHWPHVRCQYVDVYRPETLAAALWNIDTVYYLIHGMGDGDDFIEKERQAAENMRDALRNASVKQVIFLGALQPRDARSPHLVARQLTGDILRDSGVPITELRASIIVGPGSAAFEIMRDMVYNLPILTPPRWVRSKSSPVALCNLLVYLADMLQHPAAENRVFDIAGPEYISYQTLFERFIAISGKKRWLLPLPLPTRFISAWFISMVTSVPVPIANALIQGLNHDLPADGRALQALIPQTLSTFDQAVKDTLRREDEVVACADWGYDPEARARWRPGYGFYPKQAGFTIDTTASSEALWHVVQQLGGKEGYFYANILWRIRAWMDDLAGNGVVYGRPARATLQVGDLVDGWKVITMKPLRQLALLFGMKAPGLGRLTFSIKDFGAYRQLDVRAWWHPAGFSGLLYWFLMMPAHLFIFRGMAKRIARLAQRQDRH comes from the coding sequence ATGATCCCCCAACGCATACTGGTGCTTGGCGCCAGCGGCTATATTGGCCAGAACCTGATCCCACATCTGGCGGAGCTTGGGCATGAAATTACCGCCGCCGCCCGGCGCATTGAATGGCTGCAGGAACAGCACTGGCCGCACGTGCGTTGTCAATACGTGGATGTCTACCGCCCGGAGACGCTGGCTGCGGCGCTGTGGAATATCGATACGGTGTATTACCTGATCCACGGCATGGGCGACGGCGATGACTTTATCGAAAAAGAGCGCCAGGCGGCGGAAAATATGCGTGACGCGCTGCGCAACGCCAGTGTCAAACAGGTGATCTTTCTCGGCGCGTTGCAGCCGCGCGACGCCCGCTCGCCGCACCTGGTCGCACGTCAACTGACCGGCGATATCCTGCGCGACAGCGGCGTTCCGATCACGGAACTGCGCGCCAGCATTATCGTCGGCCCCGGTTCAGCCGCTTTCGAGATCATGCGCGATATGGTGTACAACCTGCCGATACTGACCCCGCCGCGTTGGGTGCGCTCCAAATCATCGCCGGTCGCGTTGTGCAATCTGCTGGTCTACCTGGCCGATATGTTGCAGCATCCGGCGGCGGAGAACCGGGTTTTCGACATCGCCGGCCCGGAATACATCAGCTATCAAACTCTGTTCGAGCGCTTTATCGCCATCAGCGGCAAAAAACGCTGGCTGCTTCCCCTCCCCCTGCCGACACGCTTTATCTCCGCGTGGTTTATCAGCATGGTGACCTCGGTGCCGGTGCCGATCGCTAACGCGCTGATCCAGGGCCTGAACCACGATCTGCCTGCCGACGGCAGAGCACTGCAGGCGCTGATCCCGCAAACGCTGTCGACTTTCGATCAGGCGGTGAAGGACACCTTGCGGCGTGAAGATGAAGTGGTGGCCTGCGCCGACTGGGGCTACGATCCCGAAGCACGCGCCCGCTGGCGCCCCGGCTATGGCTTCTACCCGAAGCAGGCCGGCTTTACCATCGATACCACGGCATCCAGCGAAGCGCTGTGGCACGTGGTGCAGCAGTTGGGCGGCAAAGAAGGCTATTTTTACGCCAATATCCTGTGGCGTATTCGGGCTTGGATGGACGATCTGGCGGGCAACGGCGTGGTCTATGGCCGCCCGGCTCGCGCGACGTTACAAGTAGGCGATCTGGTGGACGGCTGGAAAGTGATCACCATGAAGCCGCTGCGCCAGTTGGCGTTGCTGTTTGGTATGAAGGCGCCGGGGCTGGGGCGGCTGACCTTCAGCATTAAGGATTTTGGCGCATACCGGCAGCTTGATGTGCGCGCCTGGTGGCACCCGGCCGGGTTCAGCGGCTTGCTCTATTGGTTCCTTATGATGCCCGCTCACCTGTTTATTTTTCGTGGCATGGCAAAGCGCATTGCCCGGTTGGCGCAGCGGCAAGATCGGCATTAA